A genomic window from Euleptes europaea isolate rEulEur1 chromosome 9, rEulEur1.hap1, whole genome shotgun sequence includes:
- the MAVS gene encoding mitochondrial antiviral-signaling protein, whose protein sequence is MGFVEDKVKEYIQGNYAKFQDLRLNQMLLHLPCLTAADRQEILRETDRNGNISSLIEFFNRLWCRRGWVTQLISALRETNSDLADSIQEVYEAHLLPSQRRPPASSPSAVAPVAVPQGANAPPSDNSPLSLPRSQSRPTGDQPPKATNALTPEPSASLQDVVDYRAPVQETKCPSWNDKTAIEGKALGKDIKQKISTPGQHNRNAAESNASLAVQRENLTDVQVASPAALVRHHEHLREVSEEDRQSTEPVSSESDAETPQTASSLGRSFSESSPFPPRSSIKEHVDQIPNTVPVGRFSSPPFNFAGSSSTDVIPPSSPVAVSSILSDGYSEDLKAPVQERELAKTNLWTTSERITGDASLRATIASPSSVTDSPTNSREKRNNAGGPSRDARIFYSNREEEDISLFKPGVLSSEEVTGGPLDRLSINPGRVYSGTSDRLRMSDEYSEKSDPLMLSASTWSSHSEESGRNLSTGTNINHSDEDSIRTHTVHVRESPSADLAGAPQITRPALGNASQSPGDSLDSVAGDQLIKNASSPPVRNDSQRNSLQNESVSDTASSHMSGSVLLAVGFALISLVALVVYKQVKK, encoded by the exons CAAGAGATCTTAAGGGAAACAGACAGGAACGGGAACATTTCGTCCCTGATTGAATTTTTCAACCGCCTGTGGTGCAGACGCGGGTGGGTGACACAGCTGATATCTGCTCTCAGGGAGACCAATTCCGACCTGGCTGACAGCATCCAAGAGGTTTACGAGGCTCATCTACTAC CCTCTCAGAGGAGACCCCCGGCAAGTTCTCCCTCAGCTGTTGCACCAGTAGCTGTTCCTCAGGGTGCCAACGCGCCCCCTTCGGACAACTCCCCACTTTCTCTTCCACGAAGCCAGTCAAGGCCAACCGGAGACCAGCCTCCCAAGGCCACAAATGCCTTGACACCAGAACCCTCAGCCTCCCTCCAAGACGTGGTAGATTACAGGGCTCCGGTTCAAGAAACCAAGTGTCCATCCTGGAACGACAAGACAGCTATAGAAGGAAAG GCACTCGGGAAGGACATCAAGCAAAAGATTTCCACTCCGGGCCAACACAACAGAAATGCAGCAGAATCCAACGCCAGCTTAGCTGTGCAACGTGAGAATCTGACCGATGTCCAGGTTGCCTCTCCAGCGGCTCTGGTTCGACACCACGAGCATCTCAGAGAGGTGTCCGAGGAGGACAGGCAAAGCACTGAACCCGTATCCTCCGAATCTGATGCAG AAACTCCACAAACTGCTTCTTCGCTTGGCCGATCTTTCTCCGAGAGTAGTCCGTTCCCACCAAGATCATCGATAAAGGAACATGTTGATCAGATCCCCAacactgttcctgttggcagattTTCTTCTCCACCTTTCAACTTCGCTGGTTCTTCCTCCACTGATGTGATTCCTCCCAGCTCACCTGTAGCGGTTTCTTCCATTCTGAGCGATGGGTATTCTGAGGATCTTAAAGCACCTGTTCAGGAGAGAGAGCTGGCGAAGACCAATTTGTGGACCACCTCTGAGCGG ATAACAGGGGACGCATCTCTAAGAGCTACCATAGCTTCGCCCTCATCTGTTACAGATAGTCCTACAAATTCAAGGGAGAAGAGGAATAATGCCGGTGGCCCTTCCAGAGATGCTCGTATCTTCTACAGTAACCGAGAAGAGGAGGACATCTCACTGTTCAAGCCTGGTGTTCTCTCTTCAGAGGAAGTCACAGGGGGACCTCTTGACCGGCTGTCGATTAACCCAGGCAGAGTATATTCTGGAACGTCAGATAGGCTTCGCATGAGTGACGAATACTCTGAGAAAAGTGACCCCTTAATGCTGAGCGCTTCCACTTGGAGTAGTCACTCTGAAGAGTCCGGGAGAAATCTGTCAACGGGAACGAACATCAACCACTCGGATGAGGATTCCATCAGAACCCACACAGTTCATGTACGGGAGTCTCCCAGCGCTGATCTCGCTGGAGCGCCACAGATAACTCGTCCAGCACTTGGGAACGctagccaatctccaggtgactcTTTGGACTCTGTCGCCGGGGATCAGCTGATCAAAAATGCCAGCTCCCCCCCTGTTCGCAATGATAGTCAAAGAAATTCCCTTCAGAATGAAAGTGTCAGTGATACCGCCTCTTCACACATGAGTGGTTCCGTACTGCTTGCCGTTGGTTTCGCTCTGATTTCTCTGGTGGCTTTGGTAGTGTATAAACAGGTGAAGAAATAG
- the PANK2 gene encoding pantothenate kinase 2, mitochondrial has product MEPLQNGGGEEKAEAAPPDGPTASGLGGATADQRPRRGPSPALPSGRRRSGGGRAGWAEAATVGRERERPSPALRPRLDSLRKNRPPFPWFGLDIGGTLVKLVYFEPKDITAEEEEEEVENLKSIRKYLTSNTAYGSTGIRDVHLELKDLTLCGRKGNLHFIRFPTHDMPVFIQMGSEKHFSSLHTTLCATGGGAYKFEQDFRTVGDLQLCKLDELDCLIRGVLYIDSVGFNGHSECYYFENPTNPEKCQKLPFNLENPYPLLLVNIGSGVSILAVYSKDNYKRVTGTSLGGGTFFGLCCLLTGCSTFEEALEMASRGDSTKVDKLVRDIYGGDYERFGLPGWAVASSFGNMMSKEKREAASKEDLARATLITITNNIGSIARMCALNENINRVVFVGNFLRINTVSMKFLAYALDYWSKGQLKALFLEHEGYFGAVGAFLELLNSP; this is encoded by the exons ATGGAGCCGCTGCAGAATGGAGGCGGCGAAGAGAAAGCGGAGGCGGCGCCGCCCGACGGCCCGACGGCCAGCGGGCTCGGAGGCGCCACCGCCGACCAACGGCCGCGGCGAGGCCCGAGCCCCGCGCTGCCGAGCGGGCGGCGGCGAAGCGGAGGGGGCCGGGCCGGGTGGGCGGAAGCCGCCACCGTGGGCCGCGAGAGGGAGCGCCCCAGCCCCGCCCTCCGCCCGCGCCTCGACTCCCTGCGCAAGAACCGCCCGC CCTTTCCTTGGTTTGGGTTGGATATCGGAGGGACCCTGGTCAAGCTTGTTTATTTTGAGCCCAAGGACATTactgctgaggaagaggaggaggaagtagaAAACCTGAAAAGCATTCGGAAGTACCTGACTTCCAACACTGCCTACGGATCCACGGGCATTCGGGACGTCCACCTTGAGCTAAAGGACCTTACGCTGTGTGGACGTAAAGGCAATCTCCACTTTATACGCTTTCCCACTCATGACATGCCCGTTTTTATTCAAATGGGCAGCGAAAAGCACTTCTCGAGCCTCCACACCACCTTATGTGCCACGGGAGGCGGAGCGTATAAATTTGAGCAGGACTTTCGCACA gtgggggatctccagctctGCAAACTGGATGAACTCGACTGCCTGATTAGAGGAGTCTTATATATCGATTCAGTTGGCTTCAATGGACACTCGGAGTGCTACTATTTTGAAAACCCAACTAATCCCGAAAAGTGTCAGAAGCTCCCCTTCAACCTGGAGAATCCGTACCCTCTCCTTTTGGTGAACATCGGCTCCGGGGTCAGCATCTTGGCTGTGTATTCCAAAGACAATTACAAGCGGGTGACGGGGACCAG CCTGGGAGGAGGAACCTTCTTCGGCCTCTGCTGCCTTCTGACTGGGTGCTCCACCTTCGAGGAGGCTCTCGAAATGGCCTCCCGCGGGGACAGCACCAAAGTGGACAAGCTCGTGCGAGATATTTATGGGGGCGACTATGAGAGGTTTGGGCTGCCAGGATGGGCTGTGGCATCCAG CTTTGGGAACATGATGAGCAAGGAGAAGCGAGAGGCAGCCAGTAAGGAGGACCTAGCGAGAGCGACCTTGATCACTATCACCAATAACATCGGCTCCATAGCCCGGATGTGTGCACTGAATGAG AACATCAATCGGGTGGTTTTCGTTGGCAACTTCCTCCGCATCAACACTGTCTCCATGAAGTTTCTGGCCTATGCTTTGGATTACTGGTCTAAGGGGCAGCTGAAGGCTCTTTTCTTGGAACACGAG ggTTACTTTGGAGCCGTCGGAGCTTTTCTGGAGCTTTTGAATTCACCCTGA